The segment tcCTTGTCTTTATCCTTACTTCGGTCTTTATGTCGATGCTTATGCTTCTTAtgctctctatccttctcctTATCCCTATCTTTGTGCTTCTTATGCTTTCTGTCTTTATCTTTGGACTCACTTCTTGACTTCCCTGGAATAGTAGCAACACCCTTCTCGGCctaaccaaagaaaaaaagatggaTCATCACTTGCAGAGAAAAGAATCAGGATGACAAATGCTGATAATCGACCCGTTGCCTTGGTGAAATCTAAGTTCCAGCTAATGGAAGAAAGCTGAAGAAAATGGCTCATTTTACAACTTTAGTTAAGATTTCTTACAGGAGGCAGATCAACAGGACCAGTTTCCCTCAGTTGGAAGGCTCCGATGAGAATATCTTGGTCAAATGGCTGTATGCGGGCATTGGTCTCTCTAGAATAAGAAGTATTCTGTATGAGTTGATTCAACTGCATCCCTTCCccttttctaatttctatgTCTCCAACCACGTTATGAAGATAATGTGTATCCGAAATTGACAATGGAAGCGACTTCTTGCAGAAAAAATCATGGTGAGGTAACAGCTTGTAGTGACTTATAAGATCCACAGCACCAGTCAGTTCCCTAGGTCCTGAaggtacaaataaaaatacaccGAAAATTCAGgtgacaaaataataaatacagaTAGAAAACGAACAAGATGGAACGGGAAACCACTATATCTTGTACTTCCATGTTactttcaattacatttaaatgCCAGTGCACGAGAGAAAGGGGACTAAATTGACTATATCGACATTTACCTCGGCCAAACTTCTTATCTTCAGATTCCATGTATCAATTTTCCTTGGAACAATGTAACATTATAACTGCGATTATAAAATCCCAAAGAGTAGTGAGATTAGAATTCCAAGACAACAAACCTACTTTTTCTCTATCTTTTCTGATAAAATGCAATGAACTTGTTGTTTgttcaagaaattaaaattaaaatgaacaaTCTAAACAGAAAAGGCTAAGCCATGGCTTCATCACTTGATGATTTGAAAGGAGAAAGTAAATCTATTTAGGTTGAGGAACTTAGAGTTAATTGGTATGTACTCCTTCCTTTGAGGTTGGAAGTTCAAACCTCCATA is part of the Cucurbita pepo subsp. pepo cultivar mu-cu-16 chromosome LG12, ASM280686v2, whole genome shotgun sequence genome and harbors:
- the LOC111807569 gene encoding mediator of RNA polymerase II transcription subunit 19a-like isoform X2, with the translated sequence MESEDKKFGRGPRELTGAVDLISHYKLLPHHDFFCKKSLPLSISDTHYLHNVVGDIEIRKGEGMQLNQLIQNTSYSRETNARIQPFDQDILIGAFQLRETGPVDLPPAEKGVATIPGKSRSESKDKDRKHKKHKDRDKEKDREHKKHKHRHKDRSKDKDKDKKKEKSSHQDSGADHSKKHHEKHKTSKIEEMGVIKVAG
- the LOC111807569 gene encoding mediator of RNA polymerase II transcription subunit 19a-like isoform X1, with the protein product MESEDKKFGRGPRELTGAVDLISHYKLLPHHDFFCKKSLPLSISDTHYLHNVVGDIEIRKGEGMQLNQLIQNTSYSRETNARIQPFDQDILIGAFQLRETGPVDLPPAEKGVATIPGKSRSESKDKDRKHKKHKDRDKEKDREHKKHKHRHKDRSKDKDKDKKKEKSSHQDSGADHSKKHHEKKRKHDGEDDINDIHRHKKSKHKTSKIEEMGVIKVAG